The following are encoded in a window of Neodiprion virginianus isolate iyNeoVirg1 unplaced genomic scaffold, iyNeoVirg1.1 ptg000058l, whole genome shotgun sequence genomic DNA:
- the LOC124309874 gene encoding uncharacterized protein LOC124309874, translating to MEDLNIKTASISQGKSGINDLGWIKIKNIIRQVFAGTQIIITICKDKIIIPPPDIRLRIIQENHESPIAGHKGITKTYNRIRQKYFWDNMKKQIEDFIKKCVSCQKKKLTRIKTKQPMVITDTSADVFDKVALDIVGPFETSANGYKYVLTMQDNLSKFSLAIPLVHATAEDIADAFVKNFICKYGCPKTILTDQGAAFIGQVMRRVAKAFKITQFKTTAFHPQSNGSLERSHQVLVDYLKHYLTKRDWDEWLPHATFSYNTSRHEGTNHTPFEIVYGRNARMPSEFPPLDETLTYDDYVKNLMLKTIEIRNTARENLEKAKARSKQYYDRRINPVDFKIGQSIYLVKNQKTGKLDDNYKGPYKITEVFPEKNDIEIELEKNKHASKKGVAAILKQPQKDNSIKPVFFFSKKLTKPQENKRAIFLEVLAIKECILYWQYKLIGNKFTIFTDHKPLENFNVKKSKDPELLALLNYISNFDFEIKYNPGKNNAEADSFSRNPVLDENTSSETAIKIVNFLSMEELRNDQKQLHIKKEDKTVKKNNICYKILNNKEKIWVTEKLGIQMIKNIHNESHIGVKQLTLTLTPKYYFKNMHKHIKLICRACDTCVRNKSRFGNFIQPLSQLGPALEPFQIISLDTIGGFSGNKSPKKYLHLIVDHFTKYAFVLTAKTQTAKDFINLVKKVQKKGKIKVLLTDQYAGINSKEFKNYLKAENITNIFTAVDCPFSNGQNERTNQTLVNAIRCKIFEKKDRPWSVIAEQCVENYNNTIHSTTKFTPNYLLNGIDKSYLPSELNENNLENLEKNRKIAFLNAEKIHNQNKVYYDKNKRKITYEVGDLVYIQNGSRLNRKKLDPVRVGPFRIKKKISDLLYIIDSGFKTPESNVYHANKMIPYFQTPDS from the exons ATGGaagatttgaatattaaaacaGCAAGCATATCGCAAGGTAAAAGTGGAATAAACGATCTTGGAtggattaaaattaaaaatatcattagaCAGGTATTCGCCGGAACACAAATTATCATAACGATCTGCAAAGACAAAATTATCATTCCACCTCCAGATATCAGACTCAGAATAATACAAGAAAATCACGAATCTCCGATCGCAGGACATAAAGGTATCACGAAAACGTATAACAGAATtcgacagaaatatttttgggataatatgaaaaagcaaataGAAGATTTTATAAAGAAATGTGTCAGctgtcaaaagaaaaaactaacgCGCATTAAAACCAAACAACCTATGGTTATAACAGACACATCTGCAGACGTATTCGACAAAGTAGCGCTAGATATAGTCGGACCCTTCGAAACATCCGCAAACGGTTACAAGTATGTATTGACCATGCAAGAcaatctttcaaaattcagttTAGCAATACCGTTAGTACATGCAACTGCTGAAGATATTGCAGATGCATTTGTAAAAAACTTTATCTGTAAATACGGATGTCCCAAAACAATATTAACAGATCAAGGAGCAGCATTCATTGGTCAAGTAATGAGACGAGTCGCAAAAGCATTCAAAATCACACAATTCAAGACTACAGCATTCCATCCTCAATCAAATGGTTCTTTAGAAAGAAGCCATCAAGTACTTGTAGATTACCTAAAACATTATTTAACGAAGAGAGACTGGGACGAATGGTTGCCTCACGCGACATTTTCTTACAATACAAGCAGACACGAAGGGACAAACCACACCCCATTCGAAATAGTTTACGGACGGAACGCTCGCATGCCTTCAGAATTCCCACCCCTCGACGAAACTCTGACCTATGACGACTACGTAAAGAACCTAATGCTTAAAACTATAGAAATCCGAAATACAGCACgcgaaaatttagaaaaagctAAAGCCAGATCGAAACAATATTACGACAGAAGAATAAATCCAGTTGATTTCAAAATAGGACAAAGCATTTAtttagtgaaaaatcaaaagacAGGAAAGTTAGATGACAATTACAAGGGACCGTACAAAATCACAGAAGTATTTCCAGAAAAGAATGATATAGAAATAGaattagagaaaaacaaac ATGCATCCAAAAAAGGAGTAGCAGCAATTTTAAAACAACCTCAAAAAGACAATTCTATAAAAccagtcttttttttttcaaaaaaactaacaaaacCGCAAGAAAACAAACGCGCTATATTCTTGGAAGTCCTGGCGATAAAAGAGTGTATTTTATATTGGCAATATAAACTTATAGGAAATAAATTCACGATCTTCACAGACCACAAACCGCTTGAAAACTTTAATGTAAAAAAGAGTAAAGATCCTGAACTATTAGCATTATTAAACTACATCTCAAactttgattttgaaatcaaGTATAACCCAGGCAAAAATAATGCAGAAGCAGATAGCTTTTCTCGAAACCCAGTACTAGATGAAAACACAAGCAGTGAAACGGctataaaaatagtaaattttttatcgatggAAGAACTGAGGAACGACCAAAAACaattacatataaaaaaagaggataaaacagtaaaaaaaaataacatttgttataaaatcttaaataacaaagaaaaaatatgggTGACGGAAAAGTTAGGTATtcaaatgataaaaaatatacacaacGAAAGTCATATTGGAGTAAAGCAGTTAACTCTGACTTTAACCCCAAAATACTATTTTAAAAACATGCACAAACATATAAAACTTATTTGTCGAGCATGCGACACTTGCGTAAGAAATAAATCAAGGTtcggaaattttattcaacccCTTTCACAATTAGGTCCAGCGTTGGAGCCGTTTCAAATAATATCCTTGGATACAATAGGAGGGTTCAGCGGAAACAAATCACCAAAAAAATACTTGCATTTAATCGTAGACCACTTCACGAAGTACGCCTTTGTATTGACCGCAAAAACACAGACAGCAAAAGATTTCATAAATCTAGTAAAAAAAGTtcagaaaaagggaaaaataaaagtacttCTAACTGATCAATACGCGGGAATAAACtcaaaagaatttaaaaattatctaaaAGCAGAAAACATAACAAACATTTTCACCGCGGTAGACTGCCCCTTTTCAAACGGGCAAAATGAACGGACAAATCAAACATTAGTTAATGCGATTaggtgtaaaatatttgaaaaaaaagaccgGCCGTGGTCAGTCATAGCTGAACAGTGTGTAGAAAACTACAATAACACAATACACAGCACAACAAAGTTTACACCGAATTACCTTTTAAATGGAATTGATAAATCCTATCTCCCGTCGGAACTTAACGAAAACAACTTAgaaaatttagagaaaaacagaaaaatagcATTTTTAAATGCAGAAAAAATACATAATCAAAATAAAGTTTactatgataaaaataaacgaaaaataacaTACGAAGTCGGTGATCTTGTTTATATTCAGAACGGAAGTCGTTTAAATAGGAAAAAACTTGATCCGGTCAGAGTGGGCCCGTttagaataaagaaaaaaatctctgacTTACTGTATATTATTGACTCGGGATTTAAAACACCAGAGTCAAACGTTTATCATGCAAATAAAATGATCCCCTATTTCCAGACTCCTGACTCCTGA